taaaaaaaaattgtttcgaaaatctcaattttttgatttgtttttagttttttagcaaagtttttattaaaatttttaattttgaataaatatttatgaagttTATATTATgagatgatttttcataaaattattaaggattattatagaatttttttttttaattttatgaattttttcatgaccgTAAAAGGCAGCTCACAGCTTTTGGTgactttttagatatttttttcaaatttttaacttcgagattttcagttttttttagtcaaatttcgtctaaaacgattaaaaaatgacaaaatatatcaaaaaaattaattgttcatggttgaaattaaattttcgtaaagtttttatttcaacaaaaattttaaaataaattttgagctcccttttaataaaattctcaccTTATGTATTTGCCGGAATGCGATAAATCGCAAATATTGTTGTGCGGAGTGAGTAATATCTTCTCGTTGTTGTTTAGACAAGTCCCGAATCGCACATTGCGGTTCCTTTTCGCACGGATCCAAGATGCCAGGTCCGTAAATGAGCGTGCCCGAGGCAAAAGCTTCCATTACGCGACGTAAACTGTCGCCCGGACTGAGCGGCATGCCAGCTGAGGCAATTACTTTTTCCACAAACAGTTCCATTgcctataaaataatttgttttaattaaattttgaattaattctaGCGAAAAATTTGAGCTTACCCATTGATTGAAGGGCGTCCAAATGGGAACTCGTTGACACAAGTCACGAATAATTCTCATGATCATCACACACGAATGAAGTCCCGTTGCTCTAGCCtaaattttggttttgaaataaaaaaatgtttaaattttttgaaatttaatttttttttatctctacaACAACGAGcactttgaactttttccgTGATATCataagaaatttacaaaattaaaaaaaaataaaaatataaaaaaaaattatcaaagaaaattacattaaaagtgCTTGTTGTCTCaagatttctattttttttttcttaagctcAACTAATTAAGTGTGTGtaatataaatacaaaaatgttaatcatcgttttattttattatatttttcattttttttttgtttcaatataaaatcaaCAAACCTGGAACCATTTAGCATGCCTCAATGCGGCAAGCGCCTGTAGACAAGGTTCGCGGGGCAGTAGATCTGTTTCAGAACATTTCGTTTGTTCGTTTTGAGGGGTTGCAGTACTCTCGGCCGTTGCATTTGCTTCTTTTggagttaatatttttcgattttttttttattattatcgatgttaaatatttttttttattgaaaattttcaaacatttggaaatagaaaaagaaaaaaataatttttaatatcattacAGGGTGTTTgaccataaaatattattaataaatattttttttttattttttaggaacaTGATTTGATGGAAGTCTCTGTCTCGTTCGCTCTCTGAAGTTTGGGGGTTTTTTGGGGGTTGGTTGGAGTGATGAAGTCGAATATGGTCAAAAATcctgttttttaatattttttatggccTGCGAACCGATTTTCTTTGACCGGAATAAGAACGCGATCGTTGCTGCATTGATCATTTtccatgattttattttatttatttttatgattcacattttcgatttttttttttgaattttcagttgatgactttaatttttttaattgaattttgcactttgaaatttttttttgtcttcagaAACCGGAAAAGAACGAAAAGCTCATCAactaatatttcaatttttccactATTGATtagtttttcttcgttttttttgctgaacatCAATGCAAGATGAGTCCCGTGTCTTGCACTGTGTTTGCTTTTTGCCTTAACATCTAGTCAAATCATGAATAAAGATTGGACACGGACTTTTTCGGGGGTTTTtcactagttttttttttcgtgtaaatgtccaatttttattttaatttttctcaaatcctTAAACTTTAAAAGCGGTAAAGACACTTTGGCATTTGActtgataatgaaaaataattttagcctATTTTGTTCGggtttttgcactttttgttgttcatttaAGGTGTGaaatcacttttttcgtgtcttttgAGTCTTTTTAggtaacgaaatatttttttttttttcgaataaaatagGCCTTTGTCAGTTTTTCGCTTATCACTccaaattttgttctttttttttcttgaaaacgaACTTCGAAACaccaatttcattatttttcttcaacgtgaaatacagaaaaaaaactttcctaGAGAAAACTATTCTAGATGGATAAAAATTCGGTCAAAAAGAGTGTGAGAAAGAGTGTTTGGAATGAAACTGGTTGTTCGAAACCGTCCCTAAATCATGTCCTGCAGAAAATGCATGAGCACTTTTGCTTACCTTGTTCCCGTAAGAGGGGAGATGTGAGCGAAACTTTGACGGTTACGATGCCATCGGTGACATTTACGGCACTCTCGGTGACGGCAAGCGTGACGGTATACTTGAATTCTTCGGTGATTGTTTTCAGTTGGATCGGGAGCTCTTGGGCGACGCGACGAAGCAAGGTGGTTGTCGGTTTTTCGGCGCACAAAACGACGAGTTGGACGTCTTTGTCGCCACGTAAAAGAagacctacaaaaaaattttgttaaaaattttacataatgaATGGCAATtaagcaaataatttattatttttaatttttcaaaaaaaaaaaaaatagtaaaaataaataaaaaaatttttgactgattttttttttaatttgaaaaaaaaaaataaataaatattttttacattttttgaacgtaatataattaattatttaaataataaaaataaatttttatgtactctttttttaaaattttttggtagcttaaaatatattttaaatttagttgtaatttttcagaaggatttttgtttaaatttcgataattttcgatatttaggttttgaaataaaaaatactaaaaattgtaaaaatatttaaaaaaaaattttgctcgctcaaaaattgtaataatttaaatttaaccgtttcataatgtaaaatttagctgctaaaaatttcagatttcaagtaatttttatttaatttaaaaataattttcaaaaaaaaaaaaattaaaatcgacgttatcaatttttttcgtttttaaaaaaatattttataaaaatttttacactaaAATTGTCCAAAATTGCTTTGATAAGATGGGAAAAATTggtcacataaaaaaattaaatttaaaaaaaaaatatcattttgaaaaatgtattttctttaattttgagtcaaaaattttaagttgacgaaatttcgataaagaatatttttttctctatcatttttaaaaattttggtttttaaataaaatggcaaaaacttaccttttgcAAGTAATCCAACACGCATAACGCCTTTGAGCATACGAACAGATCCAACGGCATCGGCATCCTTGTGGAATGATATCATCTGATTAGCTTCCTTATTTCCGCCGTTTTCGGTGGCATTTTGATCGTTTTTGTCTTCGGCGTTTGTCGTCGCCCCGTCTGTCGTTGTAGTTTGTTCCGAGTTGTCTTCCTGTTTTTGTTCCTCCGTTTTTGGTTTCGTGGGTGACGGAACCGCATTTCCAACTTTCAGATCTTGTTTGATGCCCGCCATAGTGTCCGACACCAATTTCAGAGCACGTTCCGTATGCGAAACAATTCTCTGGATATTCTTCAATTCCTCCTCTTTAGGATAGATTTCGGCGTGATGCGCAACAACATGACGATCGTCAGCCGTTTCGGGACGTCTTTCGCGCataatgttgaaaaacatgCCAGGCGGTCCCGCAGGTCCTCTTCCGATAAATCCGCCGCGTTGCATCCAGTATTCGTATTCCTCGTCGTAACGACTTCCCCAAAAGGGTGGCGGAGCACCACCTCCTGTCCCTGTTTCACCTTCCTCTTCCATGCCGGTGCGGCGACGATTCCAAAAGTCTTCGCGCGCATGTCTTTTGTCGGGTTTGCGATTCCGCATATTTGGCTTAACTTCGACCACCAAATCGGGCTGcacttttttcttgtattgcagacgatgacgacgacccTTCATGTGCATCTCCTTCGCATTTGGATCGTTGAACTTGCAATCGCAGAGTTTGCAATTGAAACTGATCACTTTGCCCTCCTCGTCTTTGAGTTCTTCGATGTAATCGTTGCCCACGGGTTGCACATCTTCGATCGTATCACTTTCGCCGCCTTCACCTTCGCCGCCCTTCTTGCCGATTACTTGCGGCTCCGACGAGGGAATCGGCTTGCCTAGCTTCGTGTGGAGCTTGACGACTTTTTGATGCTTGGAACCGCGAACGTGCGCCGCGTAGGCATCATTTCCTGTACATGTAACATCACACAATTCACAATGCAAGCAATTCACGGTGCGACTTGTGGGCTGCTCCTTCGTCGTTTCCGTTTGCTTTTGGAGGGCTTCGCGTTTCTTGTGTTTCTGTCCCTCCAAGTGCTCGCGATACGTCTGCGGACCGGCACAACTGATCTTGCACACTTCGCAGTAGTGGATTTGTTGCGGTTTCGGAGCAGCTTTCGGGAAAAATTTGCCTGCTTTTGCTCCGACGCCAGGTTTGAAGTTCTTCCAGCCGCCACGGGCAGCATTTccactgaaaattaattaaaaatatcaaaagggtaagaaataaaattcaaaaaaaatagtaaaaaagactgaatttgcaaattaatttacaaaaatatctttaaaatttttgactaaactttttaaatttttaaataaaaacttttcgtaaaaaattgactgaaaaagatttttttttaaatttttcattaaggccgctccaaatttttttcgaactttttgtcccaaaaactttttttcaaaatttttcaaaataaaaaaaaaattttgaaatactttttcatacaaaatgataaaattttaaaaatttttggtccttgataaatatttttattgtttttatgatatataaattgatgataattttaaattttttcagagtatttaaattaaaaattaaaaaaaaaaaaatcgtaaaaaaaaacttcaaaaaattttgagaaataagtttttagaaaaaaaattttaacgaagaaaattcatgttaacaTACGATTTTCAacgcaaaaattcttaaaaaaaaaaaattttttaaaaaatttatgaaattatttgaaaaaatatgaaaagaagaccaaaaaacggtcaattttgaagaaatttttaactttttttatttatttttccccatTAGACTtgcgacttttgaaatggggcatgggacaaaaagttcaaaaaaaatttggagcggcctaaaaaataaaaaaaatttaattactgtaaaaaatccatttttttaatttttgaacaaatttaaaaaatctttcgataaaataaaaaaatttgttttttttatattattttttcattcgttttttgaattctgaaatgttctttatttaattgagttttattttaattttatttttgtttattacgaaattttttacgacctaaaacttttttaaatcaaaaattatcattaaagttaaattaaaggattctaaaaaattattctttaattttttgaggttttgttaatttatttttatttaaaatcaaatacaaaaaaaatcaatgtttcattttttttatatttttcaggtcaaaccaaaaataaaattgtcactcaaaaaaaatcgtgtcattttttttttgatttttgatctaGATCATTCAAGCCTGACTGCAACTTTGATACAACTTACCCATTATTCGGGGGCTTTGCGCCTGCCTGTTGTTGCGCGGCATACAAACTCGCTGCACTGTACAAGGCGGCATCGTAATTCGAGTATGTCGCTGTCCCATCGGCGCCTCCTTGTGGCTTATTTGCTGCATTCGCTGCCGGATTGGCGCCCGCTTGCGTCTGGTAGCCTGGAGTGTTTGTAGCATAAGATTTCTGATTTACCTGAGGGGGTCTCACGGGTTGTGCATAAGTAACTGCAgccttttaacgaaaaaaaaatttttttttcaatttaatttgaatcgtGTCTCGTGTCGCGTGGCGGAACAAACCTTGGCACTTGTCGCACTCGCCGTGTCATAGGGTTGCGCAGGAGCCGCATAGCCCGGAGTTCCTGCTTGCTGATAGTAAGTTTTGGAAGTGTCGTACGTTTGTGGCGGCCGAGCGTACCCATAATCGTATGTCGCTGCAGGAGCTGAAGTAGTACCTTCGAATTAGTGTCACAGTTTgggaaattttagataaaaatatttttatgcacAACACGCGAGACAAATTTCGCCGTCTTTGTACAAACTAACTTTTATCTAATTGGATTTTAGCCCGGAAACGGGACTTACCTGCGTACTGTTGCGGAGCCGGCGCTGGCGGATACGGCGGTTGACCCGGAAACGGCTGCGGCGCATAAGTTCCCGTTGGTGCgctgcaaaaaacaaaaaataaatgaaaaacttttcactcACTCCACACTTTGGATATCGATCCAAAATGTCGAAGACGCCATTATCGGCCGGCATTTCACACGGAAAACGAAAAATGCCGAAAATCTCGCGAAAAATCCCCGGAAACGCAATAAAAACtacttttatcgaaaattcctCCGTAAAAATCGTGACTCATCACTAATTTTCACGGGAATTTCtggattttccacaaaaattagTCGTTTTTAATGTCGCACCGTACAACACCACAGCGAAACCGTATTTTCAGGATTTTCCCGGAAACGACGAAAACGTTTCCACAACTTTGTTCGAATCCCGATGCGCTACTCACCCATATTGCGTTCCTCCATGCGTAAAGCCATAATAATTGTGGCCAGACATTGTAATTTTCCGTTTAATCGAAgcgaatattttttccaatttcaattttcacaaTGTCTGTCTGTCACTTTGCTGTCAAAGTGGCAATTTGCCGCGctgctaattcaaaccaaaacaaacaaaagtcgTCGTCactaaaatttgtgatttttttcatgagaaaaggCTGAAAAACACGATGAAATACGCAACTTCACCAACGCCCTCGATTAGCGGGCGATCCTCCTTTAGCTATGTCTCGAGAACGCAATCGCCGTTGCCGCCGCCGATAAATTTTACGTGTGCCACCGCCACAAATAAGACCTACAAATTCATCCGGAGACTCTTTAAATTCGATCAAATGGATTTTGAGTTTGCTCTCTGGCAGATTGCTTACCTTTTTTATAACCCACAACAAGTTTACAGGAATTTCAGCTACAGGAAACGTAAGTTTTtcctaagaaaaaaatgaaaatttaattaaaattaattttttgtgttccaGAAACGAAATTACAGTATGCCAGAGATGATCCAGCATTTCTTGTGTTACTCGTCATCAGTCTTTGTGGTGagaaatccttcaaaaatatctccgaaaattaaatttttatgaaatttcgtaattttatttttagtcacATCCCTCGGATTTGCGTGGGTGCTTCGATTAGGTCTCGGACAAACAATTTACTTCCTTTTTTACGTCGTTTTTGTCGATTGTATCTTATGTGGCATCATCACGGCGTCGATATTGTGGTTCCTGGTCAACAAATATATGCGCGTAGACTCGTTGGCGAAGGATGTCGAATGGGGTTACGCCTTCGACGTgcatttaaatgcattttatccACCACTAATTATCATCCATTTCATCCAATTGTTCTTCTATAACGCAATTATCAGTCAAGATTGGTTCTTTTCCCGACTTTTCGGGAATACGTTGTGGTTACTAGCGATCGGATATTACGTTTACATCACTTTTTTGGGATATAATTgtaggtttttaattttttttcgttgaaattttactaaaaattgcatttttcagGCATAAATCATCTCAAAAATACACGAGCAATCCTCGCGGTGATGCCCATCGCACTGCTGGTGTACATAGTGACTCTCATAATCGGATGGAACTTTTGTGTGACTCTTATGAACTTCTATCATTATCGCGTCTTGTaataattaatgtaatttaatgttgaattaataaagaaaaatacttaaaattactaaaaaaattgaattttgtgttaacggctgaaaattttgaatgtgacAAGTGATAAAACgtcaaaataaatggaaaattgacaaaaataattaatgaatatcGAGAAAATCGACGAAAACTGTTGTAAAAACGTAGTTACATTACCTCAAGTGTGCTCCAGTCATGTCACAAAAGAAGCCTTTGTACGTTGCGAAAACGTTTAACGAGCTGCAAGACATGGGCGAAGTGAAAATCTCCAAAACTCAAAGTGGAACAAGGTaaacaatgatttttttttcgtttcttcgaACACCTCACTAATTATTTTTCCGATAAAGTGTCCTGAATTCGATGGCGAGACTCTTCAAAGAGGCGGAAGAGAAGAATTTGGAAGGTGACGAGGAGAAATCGTACGTCTATTACATCCGATTCTTCAATTTGCTGGAATCTATCAAGAAAACGCCGCAATTCAAAAGTCAACGAGACCAAATTACGACTTTGCTTGGCGGCCCAAAAGGCCTGGAACGAACTTTGGATACGCTCGAGGTGATTGCGGAAAATTTACGACAACGATATGCCAAGCAATATCCAGAATTAAATCGAGAATTCATGGCAGAATTGGCATCTgctgaagaaaatttccaaagtCCGTCGTCACCAGTGAacgaaacgataaaaattccCACAACTGTCAGTCCGAAGCAATTTTACGAGCACATCAAGGATTGCGGATTCAGTTTGTTGGTGATCGATTGTCGACCGTCGCGCGATTTTGCCGCATCCCGAATCAAGTATGAGCCGGTGCTGAATGTGCCGGAGGAGATTTTGGTGAAAGGTGTGACAGTGGGCAAAATTGCGGGACATTTGAAGGATGCGGAAAAAGTTAAATGGTCTCAGCGATTGATTAAAAGTCATATTATTTTGCTGGATCAGAGCAGTTGTGAGTTTGTGACGGAGTCGCCTGTGTGGGTCTTGAATGATGTGCTGCAAAATTGGGATATggattttaatagaaaagctCCGATTCAGTTGTTGTCGGGCGGATTTGAGTCTTTTCAGTTGTATTATCCGATGGAGACGACAGATCCGCGTTATAAACCGCCCCAAAATTCGTATGTGGATGAGGGATTCggtgagtaatttttgtttttaaatttattttatactttttgtcACGTTTGGAGATCGATTTTTTTGCTGGACTATAAATTTAAGagatttcgaattttttgaactgaaataGTCAATATGGAGGTACACTTCGGGGAACCTTGCAAAATCCGGTAAAATCACAGAGTTCAGTGAACTGCACCTTCATAATCTTTAAGAGTCCGATCAAGGTGCATAGTGTACCTGAAGAGGGAATTTCATAAGCTTAAACcaaatatacatatataaagTTTTGTTCCAGCAGCTCTTAATTAGCGAGAAGTCATAATTC
The sequence above is drawn from the Culicoides brevitarsis isolate CSIRO-B50_1 chromosome 1, AGI_CSIRO_Cbre_v1, whole genome shotgun sequence genome and encodes:
- the LOC134828161 gene encoding zinc finger RNA-binding protein-like isoform X3, which encodes MSGHNYYGFTHGGTQYGAPTGTYAPQPFPGQPPYPPAPAPQQYAAPAATYDYGYARPPQTYDTSKTYYQQAGTPGYAAPAQPYDTASATSAKAAVTYAQPVRPPQVNQKSYATNTPGYQTQAGANPAANAANKPQGGADGTATYSNYDAALYSAASLYAAQQQAGAKPPNNGGNAARGGWKNFKPGVGAKAGKFFPKAAPKPQQIHYCEVCKISCAGPQTYREHLEGQKHKKREALQKQTETTKEQPTSRTVNCLHCELCDVTCTGNDAYAAHVRGSKHQKVVKLHTKLGKPIPSSEPQVIGKKGGEGEGGESDTIEDVQPVGNDYIEELKDEEGKVISFNCKLCDCKFNDPNAKEMHMKGRRHRLQYKKKVQPDLVVEVKPNMRNRKPDKRHAREDFWNRRRTGMEEEGETGTGGGAPPPFWGSRYDEEYEYWMQRGGFIGRGPAGPPGMFFNIMRERRPETADDRHVVAHHAEIYPKEEELKNIQRIVSHTERALKLVSDTMAGIKQDLKVGNAVPSPTKPKTEEQKQEDNSEQTTTTDGATTNAEDKNDQNATENGGNKEANQMISFHKDADAVGSVRMLKGVMRVGLLAKGLLLRGDKDVQLVVLCAEKPTTTLLRRVAQELPIQLKTITEEFKYTVTLAVTESAVNVTDGIVTVKVSLTSPLLREQEANATAESTATPQNEQTKCSETDLLPREPCLQALAALRHAKWFQARATGLHSCVMIMRIIRDLCQRVPIWTPFNQWAMELFVEKVIASAGMPLSPGDSLRRVMEAFASGTLIYGPGILDPCEKEPQCAIRDLSKQQREDITHSAQQYLRFIAFRQIHKVLGMDQLPPPKFPQARQWRFNRKRRRSGTETGDSETDGKMVKKDDAAVATANNGAVAGTVTVAMDTDTK
- the LOC134838207 gene encoding protein unc-50 homolog gives rise to the protein MKYATSPTPSISGRSSFSYVSRTQSPLPPPINFTCATATNKTYKFIRRLFKFDQMDFEFALWQIAYLFYNPQQVYRNFSYRKQTKLQYARDDPAFLVLLVISLCVTSLGFAWVLRLGLGQTIYFLFYVVFVDCILCGIITASILWFLVNKYMRVDSLAKDVEWGYAFDVHLNAFYPPLIIIHFIQLFFYNAIISQDWFFSRLFGNTLWLLAIGYYVYITFLGYNCINHLKNTRAILAVMPIALLVYIVTLIIGWNFCVTLMNFYHYRVL
- the LOC134828161 gene encoding zinc finger RNA-binding protein-like isoform X1 — its product is MSGHNYYGFTHGGTQYGAPTGTYAPQPFPGQPPYPPAPAPQQYAGTTSAPAATYDYGYARPPQTYDTSKTYYQQAGTPGYAAPAQPYDTASATSAKAAVTYAQPVRPPQVNQKSYATNTPGYQTQAGANPAANAANKPQGGADGTATYSNYDAALYSAASLYAAQQQAGAKPPNNGGNAARGGWKNFKPGVGAKAGKFFPKAAPKPQQIHYCEVCKISCAGPQTYREHLEGQKHKKREALQKQTETTKEQPTSRTVNCLHCELCDVTCTGNDAYAAHVRGSKHQKVVKLHTKLGKPIPSSEPQVIGKKGGEGEGGESDTIEDVQPVGNDYIEELKDEEGKVISFNCKLCDCKFNDPNAKEMHMKGRRHRLQYKKKVQPDLVVEVKPNMRNRKPDKRHAREDFWNRRRTGMEEEGETGTGGGAPPPFWGSRYDEEYEYWMQRGGFIGRGPAGPPGMFFNIMRERRPETADDRHVVAHHAEIYPKEEELKNIQRIVSHTERALKLVSDTMAGIKQDLKVGNAVPSPTKPKTEEQKQEDNSEQTTTTDGATTNAEDKNDQNATENGGNKEANQMISFHKDADAVGSVRMLKGVMRVGLLAKGLLLRGDKDVQLVVLCAEKPTTTLLRRVAQELPIQLKTITEEFKYTVTLAVTESAVNVTDGIVTVKVSLTSPLLREQEANATAESTATPQNEQTKCSETDLLPREPCLQALAALRHAKWFQARATGLHSCVMIMRIIRDLCQRVPIWTPFNQWAMELFVEKVIASAGMPLSPGDSLRRVMEAFASGTLIYGPGILDPCEKEPQCAIRDLSKQQREDITHSAQQYLRFIAFRQIHKVLGMDQLPPPKFPQARQWRFNRKRRRSGTETGDSETDGKMVKKDDAAVATANNGAVAGTVTVAMDTDTK
- the LOC134828161 gene encoding zinc finger RNA-binding protein-like isoform X2; the encoded protein is MSGHNYYGFTHGGTQYGAPTGTYAPQPFPGQPPYPPAPAPQQYAGTTSAPAATYDYGYARPPQTYDTSKTYYQQAGTPGYAAPAQPYDTASATSAKAAVTYAQPVRPPQVNQKSYATNTPGYQTQAGANPAANAANKPQGGADGTATYSNYDAALYSAASLYAAQQQAGAKPPNNGGNAARGGWKNFKPGVGAKAGKFFPKAAPKPQQIHYCEVCKISCAGPQTYREHLEGQKHKKREALQKQTETTKEQPTSRTVNCLHCELCDVTCTGNDAYAAHVRGSKHQKVVKLHTKLGKPIPSSEPQVIGKKGGEGEGGESDTIEDVQPVGNDYIEELKDEEGKVISFNCKLCDCKFNDPNAKEMHMKGRRHRLQYKKKVQPDLVVEVKPNMRNRKPDKRHAREDFWNRRRTGMEEEGETGTGGGAPPPFWGSRYDEEYEYWMQRGGFIGRGPAGPPGMFFNIMRERRPETADDRHVVAHHAEIYPKEEELKNIQRIVSHTERALKLVSDTMAGIKQDLKVGNAVPSPTKPKTEEQKQEDNSEQTTTTDGATTNAEDKNDQNATENGGNKEANQMISFHKDADAVGSVRMLKGVMRVGLLAKGLLLRGDKDVQLVVLCAEKPTTTLLRRVAQELPIQLKTITEEFKYTVTLAVTESAVNVTDGIVTVKVSLTSPLLREQANATAESTATPQNEQTKCSETDLLPREPCLQALAALRHAKWFQARATGLHSCVMIMRIIRDLCQRVPIWTPFNQWAMELFVEKVIASAGMPLSPGDSLRRVMEAFASGTLIYGPGILDPCEKEPQCAIRDLSKQQREDITHSAQQYLRFIAFRQIHKVLGMDQLPPPKFPQARQWRFNRKRRRSGTETGDSETDGKMVKKDDAAVATANNGAVAGTVTVAMDTDTK